In the genome of Flaviflexus ciconiae, one region contains:
- a CDS encoding DUF421 domain-containing protein, with protein sequence MDTEILLEWLFITPEGALATVIATTVMYLLVILVSRILGARVLTGLTSFDLLAGIIFGAIVGRATLGPGPTLTTGIIAFLTLVALQGTIGQIAHTKRGEHWVNNQPILLYAGSKPLEDVLRKTRISRDELQSKLRLAGIQSNDQISAIILEPTGEISILTSDRLIDHGLVDDVIGKEKIPRGLIRWTKEANAI encoded by the coding sequence ATGGATACCGAGATTCTGCTGGAATGGCTGTTTATTACCCCGGAAGGTGCGCTGGCGACAGTTATCGCCACGACCGTCATGTACCTTCTTGTCATTCTCGTGTCACGAATACTTGGTGCTCGAGTGCTCACGGGCTTAACGAGTTTCGACCTGCTGGCGGGAATCATCTTCGGTGCCATCGTCGGCCGTGCCACCCTAGGTCCGGGCCCTACCCTCACAACCGGCATCATCGCTTTCCTGACGCTTGTTGCTCTACAGGGAACGATCGGACAGATCGCCCACACGAAGCGTGGCGAGCACTGGGTAAACAACCAGCCGATTTTGCTGTATGCCGGATCGAAGCCCCTCGAGGATGTTCTTCGGAAGACCAGAATCAGCCGTGACGAACTCCAGTCAAAGCTTCGCCTGGCGGGTATCCAATCCAACGATCAGATCTCGGCGATTATCCTCGAACCCACCGGCGAAATTTCAATCCTGACCTCGGACCGGCTCATCGATCACGGCCTTGTCGACGACGTGATCGGCAAGGAGAAGATCCCGCGCGGCCTGATCCGCTGGACCAAGGAAGCTAACGCTATCTAG